Proteins encoded together in one Deltaproteobacteria bacterium window:
- a CDS encoding response regulator: MKRPTRLMIVDDEKRFTEMLSLTLGEMGVGTVTAFSGKECLDKLAENDIDVVILDIKMPGMDGIETLKEIKKRFPLVEVIMLTGHGTIETSVKGMKLGAFDYLLKPPEFDELLSKVADARERKDAHEERIRLAENQELLRESRKGGRKPF; this comes from the coding sequence ATGAAACGACCTACCCGCTTAATGATCGTAGACGACGAAAAACGCTTTACCGAAATGCTGTCGCTGACTTTGGGAGAGATGGGGGTGGGCACTGTGACGGCTTTCAGCGGAAAAGAATGCCTCGATAAGCTGGCGGAAAACGATATCGATGTCGTCATCCTGGACATCAAGATGCCCGGCATGGACGGCATCGAAACGCTGAAGGAGATCAAGAAACGGTTTCCTCTGGTGGAAGTCATCATGCTGACCGGTCACGGCACGATCGAAACGTCGGTCAAGGGGATGAAACTGGGCGCCTTCGATTACCTGCTCAAGCCGCCGGAATTCGATGAACTGCTCAGCAAGGTGGCCGACGCCCGCGAACGCAAGGACGCCCACGAAGAGAGAATCCGCCTCGCCGAAAACCAGGAACTGCTGCGGGAAAGCCGCAAGGGAGGCCGGAAACCTTTTTGA
- a CDS encoding permease codes for MEVTMLTALIIFCISIVLVITGIIDTVIAAFLGVTAMIAFHVMTDVQAFKVVDWNVIFILIGIWIIATYLGKTGLPEYLATRLLILSKGSVPLFITLIGAAAGFVSLLVDNVVVVLMFAPVLFAVSRRYAFQAYGAILFIGLCSNFMGTALLLGDLPPQLLHSVTGIEFSGFLWHSGRPSSFFVLTATYAVVVALFYWIFSRKFRGQKMNFNADEENPSEHLKSPLFVWIVSLAFVGTVVGMAIRPVFGVHLGMITLCGAALLILFLEIFKKKLEAPSFEEILAELDWRAVMFYVALFALVGGLEKGGVIESVAHWLVPFIQSSLILGTTVLFWVSAAICGIVEHDAYILTLLYVIRDLASQSAAVEPWPLYWALLWAGTLGSNLTIAGAPALFVAVNLGEKEDRRKVPLKEFFSYTVVYVLASLGTCFIITILLWVLPYL; via the coding sequence ATGGAAGTAACCATGCTCACTGCTCTGATCATCTTCTGCATCAGCATCGTTCTCGTCATCACCGGCATCATCGACACGGTTATTGCCGCCTTTCTGGGGGTAACGGCCATGATCGCCTTCCATGTCATGACCGATGTTCAGGCCTTCAAGGTCGTTGACTGGAATGTCATCTTCATTCTCATCGGCATCTGGATTATCGCCACCTATCTCGGCAAGACCGGCCTGCCGGAGTACCTGGCCACGCGCCTGCTGATTCTTTCCAAGGGAAGCGTGCCCCTTTTCATAACGCTGATCGGGGCTGCCGCCGGCTTCGTTTCTTTGCTGGTGGACAACGTGGTGGTGGTGCTGATGTTCGCACCGGTCCTCTTTGCCGTGAGCCGCCGGTATGCCTTCCAGGCTTACGGCGCCATTTTGTTCATCGGCCTCTGCTCCAACTTCATGGGGACGGCCCTGCTTCTGGGCGACCTGCCGCCCCAGCTGCTGCACTCCGTAACCGGCATCGAGTTTAGCGGTTTCCTCTGGCATTCCGGGCGGCCCTCCTCCTTTTTCGTGCTGACCGCCACCTATGCCGTCGTGGTAGCTCTTTTTTACTGGATTTTTTCCAGAAAATTCAGAGGGCAGAAAATGAACTTCAACGCCGATGAGGAAAACCCCTCCGAACACCTCAAAAGCCCTCTCTTTGTCTGGATCGTCAGCCTTGCCTTCGTCGGCACCGTGGTGGGCATGGCCATCCGGCCGGTGTTCGGCGTCCACCTGGGCATGATCACCCTGTGCGGCGCCGCTTTGCTGATCCTTTTTCTGGAAATATTCAAAAAGAAACTCGAAGCACCCTCTTTTGAAGAGATCCTGGCCGAACTGGACTGGCGCGCGGTCATGTTTTACGTGGCCCTTTTCGCTTTGGTGGGCGGGCTGGAAAAAGGCGGTGTCATCGAATCCGTGGCCCATTGGCTGGTGCCGTTCATCCAGTCCAGCCTGATTCTGGGAACGACGGTGCTGTTCTGGGTGTCGGCTGCCATTTGCGGCATCGTCGAACACGACGCCTATATCCTGACCCTGCTGTATGTCATCCGCGACCTGGCATCTCAATCGGCGGCCGTTGAACCCTGGCCCCTTTACTGGGCCCTGCTCTGGGCCGGAACCCTGGGAAGCAACCTGACCATCGCTGGAGCACCGGCCCTGTTCGTAGCCGTGAACCTTGGAGAAAAGGAGGACAGGCGCAAGGTGCCCCTGAAGGAGTTTTTCAGCTACACGGTCGTTTACGTGCTGGCCTCTCTGGGCACCTGTTTCATCATTACCATCCTGCTGTGGGTGCTGCCCTATTTGTAA
- a CDS encoding cache domain-containing protein codes for MQNHSKTSREGLTRKFSIVILLIALTPLLIVTGVVMDQYRDAYEAKTYAHLTERVQKHARLIDIFLQERLGDIRFLAQAFDGEALTRKPFLQRCLDLLRKECGSVFTDMGVVEIGPRGRQINYAGPFQLENALYGKAGWFQIAAAREHFISDTFMGLRGFPHFIVAARKRWGGGDCIVRATVDFTAFDNLVKSLKSGVSGYAFIINRAGSLQAGSPGVTPLPGNAEVNTLFELADNQTFLSSSEDNAAFYVTALIKNGAWLLVYHQTKADIFSQLRRTHKIAFAALFIGSVAIVCTALYLPLAILLKTEQGSGEQKQR; via the coding sequence ATGCAGAACCATTCAAAGACAAGTCGTGAGGGTCTTACGAGAAAGTTTTCGATAGTAATATTGCTGATCGCCTTGACACCTCTTTTGATTGTCACCGGGGTCGTCATGGATCAATACCGGGATGCCTACGAAGCCAAAACATACGCCCATCTGACCGAACGGGTTCAAAAGCACGCCCGCCTTATCGACATTTTCTTGCAGGAGCGCCTGGGGGATATCCGCTTTCTCGCGCAAGCCTTTGACGGCGAAGCCCTTACCCGAAAACCCTTTTTGCAGCGCTGCCTGGACCTTCTCCGGAAAGAATGCGGTTCGGTGTTTACGGATATGGGTGTGGTTGAAATCGGCCCCCGGGGCCGCCAAATCAACTACGCCGGCCCCTTTCAGCTGGAAAATGCGCTTTACGGAAAAGCGGGCTGGTTTCAGATAGCCGCCGCCAGAGAGCATTTCATCAGCGACACATTCATGGGGCTGCGCGGCTTTCCCCATTTCATCGTTGCGGCCCGCAAACGATGGGGTGGTGGCGACTGCATTGTGCGGGCCACCGTCGACTTTACCGCTTTCGACAATCTGGTTAAAAGCCTTAAAAGCGGCGTCAGCGGCTATGCCTTTATTATCAATCGGGCCGGCAGCCTGCAGGCCGGCAGCCCGGGGGTGACCCCCCTTCCCGGCAACGCCGAAGTCAATACCCTGTTCGAACTCGCCGACAATCAAACGTTTCTATCCAGCAGTGAGGACAACGCGGCCTTTTATGTTACCGCCCTTATTAAAAACGGCGCATGGCTGCTTGTATACCACCAGACGAAAGCCGACATATTTTCACAGTTGCGCCGCACCCACAAAATTGCCTTTGCCGCTCTCTTTATCGGCAGCGTGGCCATTGTCTGCACGGCACTTTATCTGCCGCTGGCTATTCTGCTAAAAACGGAACAGGGATCCGGAGAACAAAAGCAGAGGTAA
- a CDS encoding PAS domain S-box protein produces the protein MEPTTRPGLEKRIFWGVLMTACSILVAGTILSVWSSKEARTSLSRMFNDQQLISARYAAGLIEHQLAFIRKKLVFLRSDIVLNAGDPALVDQTIQNGLSRLMENGVRKFEIIDPHAHITSVHLPYGRRGEKTWTSESVNRLPLPQSIEAGDIWSEPYIANPGIPMLAMITSLNDRAGRFLVCHIDIAWFISPYLKNILSGKTGYAWVIDDQGTFLYHPDARFTGKNAFAVRKEKYPELSFEMINTIQKKKMIAGKEGTGRYFSGWHRGVTGKIEKLVAFCPIDVSVHPPRKWSVAVTAPVLEIEDALKEDERRRLIFQALTLLSVILGAGVILFLEVRWSRRLEVYAEQRSEAFKRSEEKYRSLVESAEDLIFTVNEKGRFLTMNSFTAEWLGGRRDELIGGQIGDYFPSRAAEKQMEHIKKVYASGKSLRTEIELLAGTDRSWLSTNFMPLKDADKNVSAVLCIARDITDDKNLEEQLVNTEKLASLGTLAAGVAHEINNPLGVILGFCDLLIENTDKQSRIHDDLKVIERQGLHCKEIVENLLSFSRTDKHEPQDVDLNLCLKDLIQIVDHTLELRRIVLITDLAEGIPNIKAEAHQLQQVFLNLVNNAAAAMDKGGVLKVRTAFDRTNRKAVVQIIDSGHGIAPENMDRIFDPFFTTKPEGEGTGLGLFVSYGIITRLGGAIRCVSHQAPSREKHREEGDMVERETTFTITLPV, from the coding sequence ATGGAACCAACGACAAGACCGGGGCTTGAAAAACGCATATTCTGGGGAGTCCTGATGACGGCCTGTTCCATTCTGGTAGCAGGAACGATTCTCTCCGTGTGGTCATCGAAAGAGGCCCGGACAAGCCTTTCCCGGATGTTCAACGACCAGCAGCTGATCAGCGCCCGTTACGCAGCCGGATTGATCGAGCACCAGTTGGCCTTCATCAGAAAAAAACTCGTTTTTCTGCGCAGCGATATCGTGCTGAATGCCGGCGACCCGGCCCTCGTGGACCAGACGATTCAGAATGGGTTGTCACGGCTTATGGAAAACGGCGTCCGCAAATTCGAAATCATCGACCCGCATGCGCACATCACCAGCGTTCACCTGCCCTATGGACGCAGAGGCGAAAAAACCTGGACCTCGGAAAGTGTGAACCGCCTGCCCCTGCCTCAGTCTATCGAGGCCGGTGATATCTGGAGCGAACCCTATATAGCCAACCCGGGCATCCCCATGCTCGCCATGATAACGTCTCTGAATGACAGGGCCGGAAGGTTCTTGGTCTGCCACATCGACATCGCCTGGTTCATATCACCCTATTTAAAAAATATTCTTTCCGGAAAAACCGGCTACGCCTGGGTTATCGACGACCAGGGCACCTTCCTGTACCATCCCGACGCACGGTTCACCGGGAAAAACGCCTTTGCGGTCCGCAAAGAAAAGTATCCGGAACTCTCCTTTGAAATGATCAACACCATCCAGAAGAAAAAAATGATTGCCGGGAAAGAGGGCACCGGCAGGTATTTTTCAGGATGGCACAGAGGCGTCACCGGTAAGATCGAAAAACTGGTGGCCTTCTGCCCCATCGATGTGTCGGTTCACCCTCCCCGAAAATGGTCCGTTGCCGTGACCGCACCGGTTTTGGAAATCGAAGATGCTCTCAAGGAAGACGAACGGCGCCGGTTGATTTTCCAGGCGCTCACCCTGCTGTCTGTCATTCTCGGCGCGGGTGTAATCCTTTTTCTTGAGGTCCGATGGTCCCGACGGTTGGAAGTCTACGCCGAACAACGCTCCGAAGCCTTTAAGCGCAGCGAGGAGAAATACCGGTCCCTGGTGGAAAGTGCCGAGGATTTGATCTTTACCGTCAATGAAAAGGGCCGCTTCCTGACCATGAACAGCTTTACAGCCGAATGGCTGGGCGGCAGAAGGGATGAACTGATCGGCGGGCAGATTGGCGACTATTTCCCTTCTCGGGCGGCCGAAAAGCAGATGGAGCACATTAAAAAGGTCTATGCATCCGGGAAAAGCCTCAGAACGGAAATCGAGCTTTTGGCAGGGACCGACCGTTCCTGGTTGAGCACCAATTTCATGCCCTTGAAAGACGCCGACAAAAATGTCAGCGCGGTTCTATGTATTGCCAGAGACATCACCGATGACAAAAACCTGGAGGAACAACTGGTAAACACGGAAAAACTCGCTTCACTGGGGACGCTGGCCGCCGGAGTGGCTCATGAGATCAACAACCCGCTTGGTGTAATCCTCGGATTCTGCGACCTGCTGATCGAAAATACCGACAAACAATCCCGGATCCATGACGACCTGAAAGTGATCGAGCGCCAGGGGCTCCACTGCAAGGAGATAGTGGAAAACCTTCTCAGTTTTTCGCGAACGGACAAGCACGAACCTCAAGACGTGGACCTCAACCTGTGCCTGAAAGATTTGATCCAGATTGTGGATCACACCCTCGAGCTGCGCCGCATCGTGTTGATCACCGATCTGGCTGAAGGTATTCCCAATATCAAAGCGGAAGCCCATCAGCTGCAGCAGGTTTTTCTGAACCTGGTCAACAATGCGGCAGCGGCCATGGACAAGGGAGGGGTATTGAAGGTTCGGACCGCCTTTGATCGTACCAACCGCAAGGCCGTCGTCCAGATAATTGACAGCGGTCACGGTATAGCGCCGGAAAACATGGACCGCATCTTCGACCCCTTTTTCACCACCAAACCGGAAGGCGAAGGCACCGGGCTGGGTCTGTTCGTCAGCTACGGTATCATTACCCGCCTGGGGGGAGCTATCCGGTGCGTCAGCCATCAGGCGCCCTCACGGGAAAAGCACCGGGAAGAGGGCGACATGGTGGAACGGGAAACGACCTTTACCATCACGCTGCCGGTGTGA
- a CDS encoding response regulator: MPETDARLLLVDDETVFRRNLARLLQSRNFTVFQAENGHDGLELLLRQPVEAVILDVKMPGMDGIETLRRIKAGYPAIEVILLTGQSSAADGVAGMKAGAFDYLSKPVEIDHLVGKLKQVHEKIGLEEAHHREAAFREKMKKRMAAAERLASLGTLSAGLAHEINNPLAIIGQSVKWIQLRLKPHAPGSLIVSRADMEKSLDNINTSVDRIRRITHQLLGSVRRQTPRMDEVDPKQLIDEAVELVKGLAGDKGVDIRKDFHGGRQRIWSDPGALRQVLTNLMINAVQASGNGGSITVSTDKWDDGVQMRIEDNGEGIPEENLERIFEPFFTTKAPGEGTGLGLFVIKTIMEKLGGSIDVHSRVGQRTVFTLRLPKIDARDREKRRRSSNPG; this comes from the coding sequence ATGCCCGAAACCGACGCCCGACTTCTGCTGGTCGATGACGAAACCGTCTTTCGCCGGAACCTCGCCAGACTGTTGCAGTCGCGAAACTTTACGGTTTTCCAGGCGGAAAACGGCCATGACGGCCTCGAGCTCCTGCTCCGGCAGCCTGTCGAGGCGGTTATCCTTGATGTCAAGATGCCCGGCATGGACGGCATAGAAACCCTGCGTCGTATCAAGGCCGGATATCCGGCCATCGAAGTCATTCTGCTTACCGGGCAGTCGTCGGCAGCCGATGGCGTGGCTGGCATGAAAGCCGGCGCTTTTGACTATTTGAGTAAACCCGTGGAGATCGATCACCTGGTCGGTAAACTGAAACAGGTGCATGAAAAAATTGGACTTGAAGAGGCCCATCACCGGGAAGCGGCTTTCCGGGAAAAAATGAAAAAGCGCATGGCGGCTGCGGAGCGTCTCGCCTCCCTGGGAACGCTGTCCGCCGGCCTGGCCCATGAAATCAACAATCCCCTGGCCATCATCGGACAGTCGGTGAAGTGGATTCAACTGCGGCTGAAACCGCACGCCCCGGGCAGCCTGATTGTATCGAGGGCTGACATGGAGAAAAGCCTGGACAATATCAACACCTCGGTTGACCGGATTCGGCGCATTACGCATCAACTGTTGGGATCGGTCCGCCGGCAAACACCCCGGATGGATGAAGTCGACCCGAAGCAGTTGATCGATGAGGCCGTCGAGCTGGTCAAAGGGTTGGCCGGCGACAAAGGCGTCGACATTCGCAAGGATTTTCACGGCGGCCGGCAACGCATCTGGAGTGATCCGGGCGCCTTGCGGCAGGTACTGACCAACCTTATGATCAATGCGGTGCAGGCCTCGGGCAACGGTGGCAGCATCACGGTTTCCACGGACAAGTGGGATGATGGCGTGCAGATGCGTATCGAGGACAACGGCGAGGGCATTCCGGAAGAAAATCTGGAACGCATTTTTGAACCTTTTTTTACCACCAAAGCGCCCGGAGAAGGCACGGGCCTGGGCCTGTTTGTCATCAAAACCATTATGGAAAAGCTTGGCGGAAGCATCGACGTTCACAGCCGTGTGGGACAGCGGACCGTCTTTACGCTGCGCCTGCCCAAAATAGATGCCCGGGACCGGGAGAAGCGGCGCCGATCCTCGAACCCGGGTTGA
- a CDS encoding CBS domain-containing protein, translating into MEQKKVIEIIRLYKGQTPVRPTLSADDTISSAVQKMLENDVQRMVVVRRGKPIGVVHLTDALLALGLEVKDYPSVA; encoded by the coding sequence GTGGAACAAAAAAAAGTCATTGAAATTATACGCCTCTACAAGGGGCAGACCCCGGTCAGGCCGACTTTGTCGGCTGACGATACGATATCCAGTGCCGTCCAGAAGATGCTGGAAAACGACGTCCAGCGCATGGTCGTGGTTCGCCGGGGCAAGCCCATCGGTGTGGTCCATCTGACGGATGCGCTGCTGGCGCTGGGGCTTGAGGTAAAAGACTATCCCAGTGTGGCATAA
- a CDS encoding sulfite exporter TauE/SafE family protein — MTVEQKKMGWEVARELEASKPSMSDRAKLSGKQLKTLLIYAATFAALFLVAVWLAGNPFEFTQRLPSAFVKAKGWVGTNNWMIVWWVVLVCAFFEYMDSAGGMGYGTALTPLMLMAGFDPKQIVPCVMITEMFTGLIAGLIHGEFENVSWQFKPMNETTKLVVIVAVIGMLCVGFSITAAYKIFNVAKFWIKLYVAVLLIVMGICSLLTAKTFKNYRPKWMWLFAGLAGFNKGIGGGGYGPVVTVGGLFAGVPVKSMVAVTSLAEGATCLFAVIVWFALLTSGVVIDYLLLPSFVIGTVLAAVGAPYTTRILPEKFWKWVVPIYCCILAVLCFWKLWPDIQKRLLS; from the coding sequence ATGACTGTGGAACAGAAAAAAATGGGATGGGAAGTCGCCCGTGAGCTGGAGGCGAGCAAACCCTCCATGTCCGACCGGGCAAAACTTTCCGGGAAACAGTTGAAGACGCTGCTGATTTATGCCGCTACTTTCGCGGCCCTCTTTCTCGTAGCCGTCTGGCTGGCCGGTAATCCCTTCGAATTCACCCAGAGGCTTCCCTCGGCCTTTGTCAAGGCCAAGGGATGGGTGGGAACCAACAACTGGATGATCGTCTGGTGGGTGGTCCTGGTCTGCGCCTTTTTCGAGTACATGGATTCGGCCGGCGGGATGGGTTACGGCACGGCCCTCACCCCCCTCATGCTGATGGCGGGGTTCGATCCCAAGCAGATCGTCCCCTGCGTCATGATCACCGAGATGTTCACCGGCCTGATTGCGGGGTTGATCCACGGGGAATTCGAAAATGTTTCCTGGCAGTTCAAGCCCATGAACGAAACCACCAAGCTCGTCGTCATCGTGGCCGTCATCGGCATGCTATGCGTCGGATTTTCCATTACGGCGGCCTACAAGATATTCAATGTGGCCAAGTTCTGGATCAAGCTGTACGTGGCGGTGCTGCTCATCGTCATGGGCATCTGCTCTCTGCTGACGGCCAAAACCTTCAAGAATTACCGGCCCAAGTGGATGTGGCTGTTTGCCGGTTTGGCGGGCTTCAACAAGGGCATCGGCGGCGGGGGCTACGGCCCGGTGGTCACCGTGGGCGGCCTGTTCGCAGGCGTGCCCGTGAAAAGCATGGTCGCCGTGACCTCCCTGGCCGAGGGGGCGACCTGTCTCTTTGCGGTGATTGTCTGGTTTGCCCTGCTGACCAGCGGCGTGGTCATCGACTACCTGCTGCTGCCCTCCTTTGTCATCGGCACCGTTCTCGCGGCCGTCGGCGCTCCCTACACCACCAGAATTCTGCCGGAAAAATTCTGGAAATGGGTGGTCCCGATTTACTGCTGCATCCTGGCCGTGCTCTGTTTCTGGAAGCTCTGGCCGGACATTCAGAAACGGCTGCTTTCCTAG
- a CDS encoding sigma-54 dependent transcriptional regulator: protein MAQKILIVDDEKDMLTLLKRIITTDTLHTVETRHDPRDALEAFREGAFDLVISDLKMPAMDGLTLLQEVKRHRPETAVIIMTAYGTIETAVTSIQKGAFDFITKPFKRERVLVTIDKALEWQKVLDENKALRSALAESKGFADMIGTTPTMLEIFDRIKLVATTVATVLITGPSGTGKELIARALHRYSSRSNREMLTVNCTAIPENVLESELFGHVKGAFTGAWKDKKGIVERAHKGTLFLDEIADLKPELQTKLLRLLQEGEYKPVGSESTCKADIRFVAATNHDLKADIKEKRFREDLYYRLNVITFELPALKERKDDIPALGFHFLKKYAAINQKMVTDISPSAMQVLTQYDYPGNVRELENIIERGVILCRSNILSVKDLSIDSSPFTCFDGGEEDLFQLSFREAKDKMNHLFHRYYIRELLKRNNGNISHAASAAGIQRQYLHRLMKEEDIHAEPFKDKS from the coding sequence ATGGCTCAAAAAATCCTGATTGTGGATGATGAAAAGGACATGCTGACGCTGCTAAAGCGTATCATCACCACAGACACGCTGCACACCGTCGAGACCCGCCATGACCCTCGGGACGCTTTGGAAGCGTTTAGAGAAGGCGCATTCGACCTCGTCATCTCCGACTTGAAAATGCCCGCCATGGACGGGTTGACCCTGCTGCAGGAGGTAAAAAGACATCGTCCGGAAACAGCCGTGATCATCATGACAGCCTACGGCACCATCGAAACGGCGGTGACATCGATTCAAAAGGGCGCCTTCGACTTCATCACCAAACCCTTCAAAAGGGAACGGGTGCTGGTCACCATCGATAAAGCCCTGGAGTGGCAGAAGGTGCTGGATGAGAACAAGGCCCTGCGCAGTGCCCTGGCAGAATCGAAAGGGTTTGCCGACATGATCGGAACGACGCCGACCATGCTGGAAATTTTTGACCGCATCAAGCTCGTGGCTACCACCGTAGCCACCGTGCTGATCACCGGCCCCAGCGGAACCGGCAAGGAACTGATCGCGCGTGCACTCCACCGGTACAGTTCGAGAAGCAACCGGGAGATGCTGACCGTCAACTGCACCGCCATTCCGGAAAACGTACTGGAAAGTGAGCTTTTCGGCCATGTCAAGGGCGCCTTCACCGGCGCCTGGAAAGATAAAAAAGGGATTGTCGAAAGGGCCCACAAAGGGACGCTTTTTCTCGACGAAATTGCGGATCTGAAACCCGAGCTGCAAACCAAACTCCTGCGCCTTCTGCAGGAAGGGGAATACAAGCCCGTCGGCAGCGAAAGCACCTGCAAGGCCGATATCCGTTTTGTGGCCGCGACCAATCACGACCTCAAGGCCGATATCAAAGAAAAAAGATTCCGGGAGGATCTCTACTACCGTCTCAATGTCATCACCTTTGAACTGCCGGCGCTCAAGGAAAGAAAAGACGACATACCGGCTTTAGGTTTTCATTTCTTAAAAAAATATGCGGCCATCAACCAGAAAATGGTCACGGACATATCCCCTTCCGCCATGCAGGTGCTGACCCAGTATGACTATCCCGGCAATGTGCGCGAGCTTGAAAATATCATCGAACGCGGGGTGATCCTGTGCCGCTCCAATATCCTGTCGGTAAAGGACCTTTCCATCGACAGCAGCCCCTTTACCTGTTTCGACGGAGGGGAAGAAGATCTGTTTCAACTGTCCTTCAGGGAAGCCAAGGATAAAATGAACCACTTGTTCCATAGGTACTACATCCGGGAGCTGCTCAAGCGCAACAACGGCAACATCAGCCACGCAGCCAGTGCCGCAGGAATCCAGCGGCAGTACCTGCACAGGCTGATGAAGGAGGAGGACATCCATGCAGAACCATTCAAAGACAAGTCGTGA